Proteins from a genomic interval of Pectinophora gossypiella chromosome 4, ilPecGoss1.1, whole genome shotgun sequence:
- the LOC126366316 gene encoding uncharacterized protein LOC126366316: MARVTIGAMGTFNHENQDWTVFKDKLEQWFLANDLEVDSKTTVKRRAVLLSSLAEPTFKLIRDLALPSKINVLEYDAIVKLLDDHCEPAKCGFAERNRFYLVTQQASEDLAQWAARVRGLAVDCAFPAACLNELLRDRFVLGMQPGRERDKLFTMDMAELTLSKALETAQAIRCARLGAAQAAPGAAPHVEVPVYRMAAGAGGSVRPHGPRGSNSRGALGAAAEIAREPRSTACFVCGNLGHRAEECRYKRYKCDKCGNRGHLRRVCPNNKVQQHFIEVEGDDSGDDEIQNIALQADHPPKFCLAVNLETD; this comes from the coding sequence ATGGCGAGAGTGACAATAGGCGCGATGGGCACTTTCAATCACGAGAACCAAGACTGGACAGTTTTTAAAGATAAACTAGAACAATGGTTTCTCGCGAACGATTTGGAGGTGGACAGCAAAACGACAGTGAAGCGTCGGGCGGTGTTACTCAGTAGTTTAGCAGAACCAACGTTTAAATTGATTAGGGACTTAGCGTTACCTAGTAAAATTAACGTATTAGAATATGACGCGATAGTGAAACTACTGGACGACCATTGTGAGCCGGCTAAATGTGGATTTGCGGAACGAAATCGGTTCTACTTAGTGACTCAACAGGCATCGGAAGATCTAGCACAGTGGGCGGCGCGGGTGCGCGGGCTCGCTGTGGACTGCGCGTTCCCGGCGGCTTGTCTCAACGAGCTGTTGCGGGACCGCTTCGTGCTCGGTATGCAGCCGGGCCGCGAGCGGGACAAGCTCTTCACGATGGACATGGCGGAGCTGACGCTGAGCAAAGCGTTAGAAACTGCTCAGGCTATACGGTGTGCTCGACTCGGGGCGGCGCAGGCGGCGCCAGGAGCCGCGCCACACGTCGAAGTACCCGTGTATAGGATGGCGGCCGGAGCGGGTGGCAGCGTGCGACCACACGGCCCGCGCGGCAGCAACAGCAGAGGAGCCTTGGGGGCCGCGGCTGAGATCGCTCGAGAACCGCGCTCGACCGCGTGTTTCGTATGCGGCAATTTGGGACACCGGGCGGAGGAGTGCCGGTACAAGCGGTACAAGTGCGACAAGTGCGGCAACCGGGGGCACCTGCGTCGGGTGTGCCCCAACAATAAGGTGCAGCAACACTTTATTGAGGTCGAGGGTGATGATTCGGGTGATGATG
- the LOC126366335 gene encoding protein sprouty homolog 3, with the protein MDEYGGPAAPPRPPKPAARVHRPTGARQPTVSLLRPRPEAERERNAYVEAPRRAHAAPAASHAAAQPLKPVTTQPAAAADKRRAGALPADSIVCETCGRCRCEQCARPRPLPSRWLCGSCLCSAEACVDYASCMCCVKALFYHCGSGEEEAGEPCACGPRLACVSALSLPLPCLWLYWPLRGCAAAGAALYARCRRSGCRCPEPPPRLSSII; encoded by the coding sequence ATGGATGAGTATGGCGGGCCGGCGGCGCCGCCCCGGCCGCCCAAGCCGGCGGCGCGCGTCCATAGGCCGACGGGCGCGCGCCAGCCCACCGTGTCGCTGCTGCGGCCGCGACCAGAGGCCGAACGAGAGCGCAACGCCTACGTTGAGGCTCCGCGGCGGGCGCACGCCGCACCCGCGGCATCCCACGCCGCCGCGCAGCCTCTCAAGCCGGTGACGACACAGCCGGCCGCCGCGGCCGATAAGCGGCGCGCCGGCGCCCTCCCGGCCGACTCAATCGTGTGCGAGACTTGCGGCCGCTGCCGCTGCGAGCAGTGCGCGCGGCCACGACCTCTGCCATCACGCTGGCTCTGCGGCTCGTGCCTCTGTAGCGCCGAGGCGTGCGTCGACTACGCGTCGTGCATGTGCTGCGTAAAAGCGCTGTTCTACCACTGCGGGAGCGGCGAGGAGGAGGCGGGCGAGCCGTGCGCGTGCGGGCCGCGGCTGGCGTGCGTGTCGGCACTGTCGCTGCCGCTGCCGTGCCTGTGGCTGTACTGGCCGCTGCGAGgctgcgcggcggcgggcgcggcgctgtACGCGCGCTGCCGCCGCTCCGGCTGCCGCTGCCCGGAGCCTCCGCCGCGGCTCTCCAGTATTATCTAG